The bacterium genome window below encodes:
- a CDS encoding aminotransferase class IV → MFININGKFYKEKDAKISVLDRGFLYGDGVFETMRVYKGRIFTLEKHLDRFKNSCGKILLRIPKSMKEIEAGLYKTLKENKLEDKDAVLRMSITRGTGPFGLSIEGCSNPVIVIGARAFYPYPEKFYTKGVKVNILKRFRVYSSSILGGIKSNNYLLNVLARNEAPESGSFETVLVNEKGHVTEGTVSNIFLVKNGVLITPPVSVGILPGITRGIVLELAGKMNIEIREKLFKPDFIYSADEMFLTNISIEILPVGKVNGKIINSGKPGEMTVELIYKFRDLVRG, encoded by the coding sequence ATGTTTATAAATATCAACGGCAAATTTTATAAAGAAAAAGACGCAAAGATTTCGGTCCTGGACCGGGGATTTTTATATGGTGACGGCGTTTTTGAGACCATGCGTGTTTATAAAGGGAGAATATTTACACTGGAAAAACATCTGGACCGGTTTAAGAATTCATGCGGGAAGATACTGTTAAGGATTCCCAAATCCATGAAAGAAATTGAGGCCGGGCTTTATAAAACATTAAAAGAAAATAAGCTGGAAGATAAAGACGCGGTTTTAAGGATGTCAATTACCCGCGGAACCGGGCCTTTTGGGTTAAGTATAGAAGGGTGCAGTAATCCTGTAATTGTAATAGGGGCGAGGGCGTTTTATCCATATCCCGAGAAATTTTATACAAAAGGCGTAAAAGTCAATATTTTAAAACGTTTCCGGGTTTATTCAAGCTCAATACTCGGCGGTATAAAATCAAATAATTACCTTTTAAATGTCCTGGCCAGGAATGAAGCCCCTGAATCAGGGAGTTTCGAAACGGTTCTTGTGAATGAAAAAGGACATGTGACGGAAGGGACTGTCAGCAATATTTTTTTAGTAAAAAACGGTGTTTTAATTACCCCGCCGGTCAGCGTAGGGATCTTGCCGGGTATAACACGCGGAATAGTTTTGGAATTAGCAGGGAAAATGAATATTGAAATAAGAGAAAAACTTTTTAAGCCGGATTTTATTTATAGCGCGGATGAAATGTTTTTAACAAATATCTCAATTGAAATCTTGCCAGTTGGTAAAGTTAATGGTAAAATAATAAATTCAGGAAAACCCGGTGAAATGACCGTGGAATTGATTTATAAATTCAGGGATTTAGTTAGGGGGTAA
- a CDS encoding HEAT repeat domain-containing protein encodes MRIIRKDSKGYTLIQLVVVIAILGILTAVSVPVYVNARGKAQDALAVATLEAMKTSFEMYAVKNGYYPKNVSTITELLIALGNDFPYSVKFDGRAGSLMAASTNPEGSAYYIYAIGRDANHYYGLAHNSAIAGPDTLFNCKVSVDINKPLIGRLFALLKDPDSAIRYSAVKKLGEIKDPRAIDALADMLEDEDLNVREGAKKAFVEINSSSE; translated from the coding sequence ATGAGAATAATTAGAAAAGATTCAAAAGGTTATACTTTAATCCAACTGGTTGTTGTTATCGCTATTTTAGGTATTTTGACGGCGGTATCTGTGCCTGTTTATGTAAACGCGAGAGGAAAGGCCCAGGATGCCCTGGCTGTTGCTACTCTTGAGGCAATGAAGACATCGTTTGAAATGTACGCGGTCAAAAATGGATATTACCCGAAAAATGTTTCTACAATAACTGAGTTGCTGATTGCTCTGGGAAATGATTTTCCGTACAGCGTCAAGTTTGACGGGAGGGCCGGCAGTTTGATGGCGGCTTCCACCAATCCGGAGGGCAGTGCTTATTATATTTATGCGATTGGCAGGGATGCGAATCATTATTACGGATTGGCCCATAACAGCGCGATAGCCGGGCCGGATACTTTGTTTAATTGTAAGGTTTCAGTTGACATAAATAAACCGCTTATCGGGCGGCTGTTCGCGTTATTAAAGGACCCTGACAGCGCCATTCGTTATAGTGCAGTGAAAAAATTAGGAGAAATTAAAGACCCGCGCGCTATTGATGCCCTGGCCGATATGCTTGAAGATGAAGATTTAAATGTCCGGGAGGGCGCGAAAAAAGCGTTTGTGGAAATAAACAGCAGTTCAGAATAA